The following are from one region of the Silene latifolia isolate original U9 population chromosome 9, ASM4854445v1, whole genome shotgun sequence genome:
- the LOC141602048 gene encoding uncharacterized protein LOC141602048 — protein MTLYDGIEDPLEHINQYKQKMTVVAATGPEKEACMCKGFGSILSGAALQWFVNLPNKSISSFVGLVNVFNQQFASSRKPEKLSSDLYRIVQRFEESTRDYLARFNVEKISIPRCDPTTAVNAFRRGLHRDSDLCKDLTKHPCATFEEVKKMAEATYRLEEDEDRRDLYGTESSSRKITTEKKNERAKPYSKNTVNKVSGEIESTEAPPKLSEYGFTTGLARVMKAIRELGKRAKWPKKPTPRENDRRDASKKCEYHNDIDHNTEDCIGAKSGKVNTADQAQPSPPPPYSKVVSVITEGSEICGLTYTAAKRHTTETKGDKPEFSLRVSRQDLPAISFDEAGVPDELEHHHDALIITLSIGNCLVKKILVDTESSLNLIMLETLKNMGFSEKDLVKKAVPLLGFSGETKQFLGEIVIPTFAGGMNKQVRDMIGIDPSVITHRLNVDPGFPPVQQKRRKFAPERNEVINQEVDNLLAAGKIREVNYQDWLSNVVVVPKKNNKW, from the exons ATGACGTTGTATGATGGAATAGAGGATCCGCTGGAACACATCAACCAGTACAAACAGAAAATGACGGTGGTTGCAGCAACAGGACCTGAAAAGGAGGCatgtatgtgcaaaggattcggttcCATCTTATCAGGAGCCGCACTCCAATGGTTTGTTAACCTTCCCAACAAGTCTATTTCCAGCTTCGTAGGGTTAGTGAACGTTTTCAATCAGCAGTTCGCAAGCAGTCGCAAGCCAGAAAAATTATCCAGTGATCTATACCGGATCGTCCAGAGGTTCGAGGAGTCGACCAGGGATTATCTCGCCAGATTCAATGTGGAAAAAATATCTATCCCTAGGTGCGACCCTACAACGGCAGTCAACGCCTTCAGAAGGGGACTGCATCGCGACTCTGATTTGTGCAAGGATCTCACCAAGCATCCATGTGCCACCTTTGAGGAAGTCAAGAAAATGGCAGAGGCTACTTATCGCctagaggaggatgaggatagaaGGGACCTGTATGGAACAGAGTCGTCCAGCAGAAAAATCACAAcagagaaaaagaatgaaagagccaAACCCTACAGCAAGAACACAGTGAACAAAGTCTCAGGAGAAATAGAGAGCACCGAGGCTCCACCTAAGCTCAGCGAGTATGGGTTCACCACTGGACTTGCTAGGGTAATGAAGGCAATCAGGGAGCTAGGGAAGAGGGCCAAGTGGCCCAAGAAGCCTACCCCCAGGGAGAACGACAGAAGAGATGCCAGCAAGAAGTGTGAATACCACAACGATATTGACCACAATACAGAAGATTGTATA GGGGCGAAATCTGGAAAGGTCAATACTGCTGACCAGGCCCAACCATCCCCGCCTCCACCTTACTCAAAGGTCGTGAGCGTCATCACAGAGGGGTCGGAGATATGTGGTCTCACTTATACAGCAGCAAAGCGCCATACAACCGAGACTAAAGGAGATAAACCAGAGTTCTCTCTCAGGGTCAGCAGACAGGATCTACCAGCAATCTCATTCGACGAGGCAGGCGTACCTGATGAGTTAGAACACCACCATGACGCCTTGATCATTACCCTTTCTATAGGGAATTGCCTTGTTAAAAAGATATTGGTAGATACAGAAAGCTCTCTGAATCTGATAATGCTGGAAACCTTGAAGaacatggggttcagcgagaaaGACCTGGTGAAGAAGGCAGTACCCTTGCTAGGCTTCAGCGGCGAAACTAAACAATTCCTTGGAGAAATAGTGATACCTACCTTTGCAGGGGGAATGAACAAACAGGTACG AGACATGATTGGCATAGATCCAAGTGTAATTACACACCGATTAAATGTAGACCCCGGCTTTCCTCCAGTCCAGCAGAAAAGGCGGAAATTCGCTCCTGAAAGGAACGAGGTGATAAACCAGGAGGTAGACAACCTCCTGGCAGCAGGCAAGATCAGGGAAGTCAACTACCAAGACTGGCTCTCAAATGTTGTGGTTGTACCCAAGAAGAACAACAAGTGGTGA
- the LOC141602050 gene encoding uncharacterized protein LOC141602050: protein MRGVMRFGKRGKLSQKYIRLYENLDKVGEVAYRLALPPSLDKVHNMFHVLQLRKYVSDPSHILEQETVEMDESLTYVEATQKILDRKVRKTRNGETVLVKVLWSNHNVEEATWEAEDKMKEKYPHLFDQVLS from the coding sequence ATGAGGGGTGTTATGCGATTTGGGAAAAGAGGTAAGCTGAGCCAGAAGTATATAAGACTTTATGAGAATCTAGACaaagttggggaagttgcatatcgctTGGCACTACCTCCCAGTTTGGATAAGGTTCATAATATGTTCCATGTGTTGCAGCTGAGGAAGTACGTCAGTGATCCTTCTCACATACTTGAGCAAGAGACAGTAGAGATGGATGAGTCACTGACTTATGTGGAAGCAACGCAGAAAATACTGGACCGGAAGGTGAGGAAAACACGTAATGGCGAGACTGTACTGGtaaaggttctatggtctaaccaTAATGTTGAGGAAGCAACATGGGAAGCTGAAGATAAGATGAAAGAAAAGTATCCGCATCTGTTTGATCAGGTATTGAgttag